One window of Psychrobacillus sp. FSL H8-0483 genomic DNA carries:
- a CDS encoding nucleoside permease, protein MTIKSRLKIMMSLQFFIWGCWLVTLGSYMFNTLHFSGTQVGGVYSTIGLASLLMPTLVGIIADRWIKANRLYGICHFLGAIFLFSAAGISEPNLMFWAMLLNAMVYMPTISLSYTISYFCLEKEGLDTTKDFPSVRVFGTISFILAMWVISLGGLELSNIQLYMAAGASFLLALYSFTLPDNPTSNVKKDKSLVSLLGLDAFVLFKQKRMAIFFSFAMLLGAALQINLVFADPFLHDFASIANYKDSLVVKYPAILLSMGQIAEVFFILAIPFFLRKFGIKTVMLLSMVAWTLRFILFAYGNPSNVGVILLLLSMIVYGAAFDFFNISGSMFVEREVDRRIRGSAQGLFMTMVNGIGAYVGAVLSGRLVDYFTINGVRDWQNIWLVFAVYTFVLAIVFAVSFKYKNDRDAIKNVNNVA, encoded by the coding sequence ATGACTATAAAATCACGACTTAAAATTATGATGTCTCTTCAGTTTTTTATTTGGGGATGTTGGCTTGTTACACTTGGCTCATATATGTTCAATACTTTGCATTTTTCCGGCACACAAGTTGGAGGTGTTTATAGCACAATAGGACTTGCTTCTCTTCTAATGCCAACTCTTGTAGGGATTATTGCAGATCGTTGGATAAAGGCAAATAGATTATATGGAATTTGCCATTTCCTTGGAGCGATTTTTTTATTTTCAGCTGCCGGGATTTCGGAACCTAATCTTATGTTTTGGGCTATGCTTTTAAACGCAATGGTTTACATGCCGACGATTTCTTTATCTTATACGATTTCATATTTTTGCTTAGAAAAAGAAGGGCTTGATACAACGAAAGACTTCCCTTCTGTTCGTGTTTTTGGAACAATTAGTTTTATTCTTGCAATGTGGGTAATTAGTCTTGGTGGACTTGAGTTAAGTAATATCCAGCTTTACATGGCTGCGGGGGCCTCCTTCTTACTTGCACTTTATTCATTTACACTGCCAGATAATCCAACATCAAATGTCAAAAAGGATAAGTCGTTAGTAAGTCTTTTAGGTCTAGATGCTTTCGTATTATTTAAGCAAAAGAGAATGGCTATCTTTTTCAGTTTTGCTATGCTGCTAGGTGCTGCGTTGCAAATTAACCTTGTATTTGCTGATCCATTTTTACATGATTTTGCGTCAATCGCTAACTATAAAGACAGTCTTGTTGTTAAATATCCAGCCATTTTATTATCAATGGGACAAATTGCTGAAGTGTTCTTTATTCTTGCCATTCCTTTTTTCTTACGTAAATTTGGAATTAAGACGGTAATGTTGTTGAGTATGGTGGCGTGGACATTACGCTTTATTCTTTTCGCCTATGGCAATCCATCTAATGTTGGTGTCATCTTATTGCTATTATCAATGATTGTATATGGCGCTGCATTTGATTTCTTTAATATTTCCGGATCTATGTTTGTTGAAAGGGAAGTGGATCGTCGAATTCGTGGAAGTGCACAAGGCTTATTCATGACAATGGTCAACGGAATCGGTGCCTATGTAGGCGCTGTTCTTAGTGGGAGACTGGTGGATTATTTTACAATTAACGGAGTGAGGGATTGGCAAAATATCTGGTTAGTTTTTGCGGTATATACATTCGTCCTTGCAATCGTTTTTGCTGTAAGTTTTAAATACAAGAATGACCGTGATGCAATTAAGAATGTAAATAATGTTGCTTAA
- a CDS encoding zinc ribbon domain-containing protein, with amino-acid sequence MMKEYKKCQSCSMPIKKSEDRGTERNSEKSSSYCKHCYQEGEFTQKNISVEEMKEFVKGKCMEMGFPKFLQACSLEI; translated from the coding sequence ATGATGAAAGAATATAAAAAATGCCAAAGCTGTTCCATGCCAATTAAGAAATCAGAAGATAGAGGTACTGAAAGAAATTCTGAAAAAAGCTCATCGTATTGTAAGCATTGTTATCAGGAAGGAGAGTTTACTCAAAAAAATATATCCGTAGAAGAGATGAAGGAGTTTGTAAAAGGAAAGTGTATGGAAATGGGTTTCCCAAAATTTTTGCAGGCATGTTCGTTAGAAATTTAA
- a CDS encoding GAF domain-containing protein has translation MLSEQTRYSRLADITKVINTKLELREVLQRVTQAISEEIVQCNSVGIYLPEKNGTFRGFVGKPEDMNGITLDTQVIDIETDLLAKEVIETKKTIYISDTSKDNRPDPRSVEAFKIKSLLAIPISYEQEIFGLVFLFDYGTPMNLTESEIQSVEAYVNMAAVAIQNANNLTQKENLIAEKQLLLDVTRDLSMCSSVQNSLDKCFFYLEKILDSNKSVAHILDPLGKNTITLMKLNKDCDWTEATWMDNLKSIRMNQSYEAMIQQVINTKSIIHTPNIDSTSLLMIPLVSMGKVLGVITVVNLRGETCNYHEFQIQLAKSIVHATAPTLSNLLYMDQLENMVEERTSELATANEKVTSVIESITDGFFALSREWEFLYMNKHQYLPQRKTAKDVLGKNIWVLFPECIDTVMYKEFHRAMSERIAVNFEMTSAYGDYWYEVVAYPYDEGICCLLKNITEKKKYEKELKRLSNLDLIGQMAAGISHEIRNPMTTVRGFLQLLKKESEFEKHNGYFNVMIEELDRANSIITEFLSIGNTKTSDLQMLDLNSIIRDITPLIKIDTFNQNKFIQFNLRDIPELLLNRNEIRQLIINLYRNGLEAMSTGKVLSISTYKGDENCVVLAVRDQGEGINPAILEKLGTPFYTTKDNGTGLGLGICYAIAARHNAKIEIQTGSEGTTFFIKFTCI, from the coding sequence ATGTTAAGTGAACAGACGAGATATTCTAGGCTCGCGGATATAACAAAAGTAATTAATACAAAGTTAGAACTTCGTGAAGTGTTACAACGTGTAACTCAAGCAATATCGGAAGAAATCGTGCAATGTAACTCGGTTGGTATTTATTTACCTGAAAAAAATGGCACATTTAGAGGATTTGTAGGAAAACCAGAAGATATGAATGGCATAACGCTCGATACACAGGTAATCGATATTGAAACAGACTTACTGGCCAAAGAAGTTATTGAGACTAAAAAAACTATCTATATCTCTGATACCTCAAAGGATAATCGGCCGGACCCGAGATCGGTAGAAGCCTTCAAAATTAAATCCCTATTAGCAATTCCTATCTCATATGAACAAGAGATATTTGGTTTAGTTTTTTTATTTGATTATGGAACGCCGATGAATTTAACAGAGTCGGAAATTCAAAGTGTTGAAGCATATGTGAATATGGCTGCAGTTGCAATTCAAAACGCAAATAATTTAACACAAAAGGAAAACCTTATTGCAGAAAAGCAGTTGTTACTTGATGTTACACGTGATTTGTCGATGTGCTCCTCCGTGCAGAACAGTCTCGATAAATGTTTTTTCTACTTAGAAAAGATTTTAGATAGCAATAAAAGTGTAGCGCACATCCTGGATCCATTGGGGAAAAACACAATCACATTAATGAAGTTAAATAAAGACTGTGATTGGACAGAAGCGACTTGGATGGATAATCTTAAAAGCATAAGAATGAACCAAAGCTACGAAGCTATGATTCAACAGGTTATTAATACAAAAAGTATAATTCACACTCCAAATATAGATAGTACGAGTCTACTTATGATTCCACTGGTTTCAATGGGGAAAGTATTAGGAGTTATAACAGTTGTCAATTTAAGAGGGGAAACTTGTAATTACCATGAATTTCAAATTCAATTAGCAAAATCGATAGTCCATGCCACAGCCCCTACATTGTCAAACTTGTTATATATGGACCAACTTGAAAATATGGTAGAAGAGCGAACAAGCGAACTAGCTACTGCTAATGAAAAGGTTACAAGTGTTATTGAAAGTATAACGGATGGATTCTTTGCATTGAGCCGCGAGTGGGAATTTCTTTACATGAATAAACATCAATATTTGCCGCAAAGGAAAACAGCAAAAGATGTATTAGGCAAGAATATATGGGTGCTTTTCCCGGAATGTATAGACACGGTCATGTATAAGGAATTTCATCGTGCGATGTCAGAGCGTATAGCAGTAAATTTCGAAATGACCTCAGCTTATGGGGATTATTGGTACGAAGTAGTTGCTTACCCGTATGATGAGGGAATCTGCTGCTTATTAAAAAACATAACCGAAAAAAAGAAATATGAGAAGGAATTGAAAAGATTATCAAACCTAGACTTAATAGGTCAGATGGCAGCAGGTATTAGTCATGAGATTAGAAATCCCATGACAACAGTACGAGGATTTTTGCAGCTTTTAAAAAAAGAGAGCGAATTTGAAAAACATAATGGTTACTTTAATGTAATGATCGAAGAACTTGACCGTGCCAATTCTATTATTACTGAATTTCTTTCTATAGGTAATACAAAGACATCCGATTTACAGATGTTAGATTTAAATTCTATTATTCGAGATATTACTCCTTTAATAAAGATAGATACATTTAATCAAAACAAATTTATTCAATTTAATCTGAGAGACATTCCAGAATTACTATTAAATCGTAACGAAATACGACAATTGATAATAAATCTATACCGTAATGGCTTAGAAGCAATGAGCACAGGTAAGGTTCTATCCATCAGTACCTACAAGGGAGACGAAAATTGTGTAGTTCTTGCAGTACGAGATCAAGGAGAAGGTATCAATCCTGCGATACTAGAGAAATTGGGTACTCCATTTTACACGACCAAAGATAATGGCACTGGCTTAGGACTGGGTATATGCTATGCCATTGCTGCCCGTCATAACGCAAAAATTGAAATTCAAACAGGATCTGAAGGAACTACTTTTTTTATAAAATTTACTTGTATATGA
- a CDS encoding aldo/keto reductase yields the protein MIKNIQDTTTLHNGVKMPWFGIGVFKVEEGPELVNAVKFAIKHGYRSVDTAAIYENEEGVGQAIREGINEAGIPREELFITSKVWNSDLGYESTLLAYETSLKKLDLEYLDLYLIHWPVEGKFKEAWRALETLYKEGRVKAIGVSNFQVHHLEDLMNDAEIKPMVNQVEYHPRLTQKEIQAFCQEHGIQLEAWSPLMQGQLLDNLVLQEIANKYNKTIAQIILRWDLQNGVVTIPKSTKEYRIVENPTVFDFELTKEEMQRIDELNQNHRVGPDPDNFDF from the coding sequence ATGATTAAAAACATACAAGATACAACTACTTTGCATAATGGTGTAAAAATGCCTTGGTTTGGAATTGGGGTTTTTAAAGTAGAAGAGGGCCCTGAACTGGTTAATGCCGTTAAATTTGCAATTAAACATGGGTATCGTAGTGTTGATACAGCAGCTATTTATGAAAATGAAGAAGGAGTTGGACAAGCTATTCGAGAAGGGATAAATGAAGCTGGTATCCCAAGAGAAGAACTATTTATAACATCGAAAGTTTGGAATTCTGACTTAGGTTACGAATCAACTTTATTAGCTTATGAAACAAGCCTAAAGAAACTTGATCTTGAGTATTTAGATTTATACCTTATTCACTGGCCAGTAGAAGGTAAATTTAAGGAAGCTTGGCGTGCATTAGAGACTCTTTATAAAGAAGGAAGAGTAAAGGCTATTGGAGTAAGTAACTTCCAAGTCCACCATCTGGAGGACTTAATGAACGATGCTGAAATTAAACCGATGGTCAACCAGGTAGAATACCATCCACGTTTAACTCAGAAAGAAATTCAAGCCTTTTGTCAAGAACATGGAATTCAGTTAGAAGCTTGGTCACCATTAATGCAAGGTCAATTATTAGATAATCTAGTATTACAAGAAATTGCAAATAAGTATAACAAGACCATTGCCCAAATTATTTTACGATGGGATTTACAAAATGGTGTTGTAACCATTCCAAAATCCACGAAGGAATATCGAATTGTTGAGAACCCAACTGTATTTGACTTCGAACTAACAAAAGAAGAGATGCAGCGAATTGATGAGCTAAATCAAAATCATCGAGTAGGACCAGACCCTGACAACTTTGATTTTTAA
- a CDS encoding MFS transporter: protein MSLDKKQSTLALFALAISAFAIGTTEFISVGLLPLIANDLQISVTTAGLTVSLYALGVTFGAPILTSITSSMSRKSLLLWIMVIFIIGNSIAASATSTGVLLVARVISAFSHGVFMSIGSTIAADLVPENRRASAISIMFSGLTVATVTGVPLGTFIGQQFGWRMAFIIIIVIGVTALIANSILIPSSLRKGTRTTFRDQFKLVTNGRLLLLFMITALGYGGTFVVFTYLSPMLQEITGYKEGTVAVILLVYGIAIAIGNMVGGKLSNHNPIRALFYMFIVQAVILFILMFTAPFKIAGLITIFLMGVLAFMNVPGLQVYVVMLAERFVPTGVDMASAINIAAFNAGIAIGSYLGGIVTDSIGLIHTSWVGALMVLIAAILAGWSASLERKDQKGDKLKEVVS, encoded by the coding sequence ATGTCTTTAGATAAAAAACAAAGTACATTAGCACTGTTTGCCTTAGCTATTAGTGCATTTGCAATAGGAACAACAGAATTTATCAGTGTAGGCCTATTACCATTAATAGCGAATGATTTACAAATTTCTGTTACGACAGCAGGCTTAACAGTTTCCTTATATGCATTAGGAGTAACATTTGGGGCACCGATTCTAACATCCATTACCTCTAGTATGTCACGAAAGTCATTACTACTTTGGATTATGGTTATTTTTATTATAGGTAATAGTATTGCTGCAAGTGCGACAAGCACTGGTGTGTTACTTGTTGCTCGTGTTATTTCTGCCTTTTCACATGGAGTCTTTATGTCCATTGGCTCTACCATCGCTGCAGATTTAGTACCGGAAAATCGAAGAGCTAGTGCCATATCCATTATGTTTTCAGGACTCACGGTAGCCACTGTAACAGGTGTACCATTGGGAACATTTATTGGACAACAATTTGGTTGGAGAATGGCCTTTATCATCATCATTGTCATCGGAGTTACAGCCTTAATCGCGAATAGTATCCTGATTCCATCTAGTTTACGAAAAGGTACTCGTACAACGTTTCGTGATCAGTTCAAATTAGTGACAAATGGTCGCTTATTACTTTTATTTATGATTACTGCCTTAGGTTATGGAGGAACATTCGTTGTCTTTACTTATCTATCACCGATGCTACAGGAAATAACAGGATATAAAGAAGGAACAGTTGCTGTGATTCTTCTTGTATATGGTATTGCGATCGCTATTGGCAACATGGTAGGTGGAAAGCTTTCTAATCACAATCCGATTAGAGCATTATTTTACATGTTTATTGTACAAGCGGTGATACTATTTATCCTGATGTTTACGGCACCATTTAAAATAGCAGGATTGATTACCATTTTCTTAATGGGGGTTCTAGCTTTTATGAATGTGCCGGGATTACAAGTGTATGTAGTCATGTTAGCAGAACGATTTGTACCTACTGGAGTAGATATGGCGTCGGCCATCAATATTGCTGCATTTAACGCTGGAATTGCAATTGGATCCTACTTAGGTGGTATTGTCACAGACTCTATTGGACTGATTCACACCTCTTGGGTAGGAGCACTTATGGTACTGATAGCTGCCATCCTTGCAGGTTGGAGTGCATCCCTTGAAAGAAAAGACCAAAAAGGGGATAAATTGAAGGAGGTTGTTTCCTAA
- a CDS encoding helix-turn-helix domain-containing protein produces MKKKKYNISVEATLEVIGGKWKCVILCHLTHGKKRTSELKRLMPDITQKMLTQQLRELEEDGVINRIVYNQIPPKVEYELSEYGWSLQGILNSLCTWGEKHIIKVYGDTFDILEENVLNEHLK; encoded by the coding sequence ATGAAGAAAAAGAAATACAATATTTCAGTAGAAGCGACGCTAGAGGTGATAGGAGGAAAGTGGAAATGTGTGATTCTATGCCATTTAACACACGGGAAGAAACGAACAAGTGAATTGAAACGTCTTATGCCAGATATTACACAGAAGATGTTAACCCAACAATTACGCGAATTAGAGGAAGATGGAGTCATTAATAGAATTGTTTATAATCAAATTCCACCAAAAGTGGAGTATGAGCTAAGTGAATATGGATGGAGCTTACAAGGTATCTTAAATTCGCTATGTACATGGGGAGAAAAGCATATTATCAAAGTGTATGGCGATACATTTGATATCTTGGAAGAGAACGTTCTAAATGAACATCTAAAATAA
- a CDS encoding ATP-binding protein, with product MKLCFSVEYISKICKLFYLHIFFDSVKNRYSLRISDNGIGVLNSDLPFVFEKGFTGDNPNRKQSTGIGLYLVKKLCDELQIELKLSLNMGRNL from the coding sequence GTGAAACTTTGCTTTAGTGTTGAATATATTAGCAAGATATGCAAACTTTTTTACTTGCATATCTTTTTTGATAGCGTAAAAAATCGGTATTCTCTAAGGATATCTGATAATGGTATCGGGGTGCTTAATTCTGATCTTCCTTTCGTTTTTGAAAAAGGATTTACAGGAGATAATCCTAACAGAAAACAGTCTACTGGGATAGGATTGTATCTTGTAAAGAAATTATGCGATGAATTGCAGATTGAATTGAAGTTGAGTCTAAATATGGGAAGGAATTTGTAA
- a CDS encoding nucleoside hydrolase, whose product MKKKIYFNHDGGVDDLVSLFLLLQMDTVELTGVSVIPADCYLEPAMFASRKIIDRFGKGSLDVAESNSRGKNPFPKDWRLHAFTVDALPILNESGKIVTPVAEKPAHLHMIDAIHASDEKTTLLFTGPLTDLARALDEDPSIEEKIDRLVWMGGTFRDVGNVEEPEHDGTAEWNVFWDPEAAGRVWKSSIEIDLVALESTSQVPLTVDIRNRWASERKHLGVDFIGQCYAMCPPLVHFTTNSTYFLWDVLTTAFVGNSDLVKVKRINSIVHTDGPSQGRTEEKDNGRPVNVVYDVNSSDFFDYITELSKKA is encoded by the coding sequence ATGAAAAAGAAAATTTACTTTAATCATGATGGCGGTGTGGATGATCTAGTTTCTCTATTTTTATTACTACAAATGGATACCGTTGAACTAACTGGTGTTTCCGTCATTCCAGCTGATTGTTATTTAGAACCTGCTATGTTTGCAAGCCGAAAAATCATTGATCGCTTTGGAAAAGGCAGTTTAGATGTAGCGGAGTCAAATTCTCGCGGAAAAAATCCTTTTCCTAAAGATTGGCGTTTGCACGCTTTCACTGTGGATGCCTTGCCAATATTAAATGAATCCGGAAAGATTGTGACACCAGTAGCGGAGAAACCAGCACATCTTCATATGATAGATGCAATTCACGCTTCAGATGAAAAAACTACTCTTTTATTCACCGGTCCACTTACGGATCTTGCTCGTGCACTTGATGAAGACCCTTCTATTGAAGAAAAAATCGATCGACTCGTATGGATGGGCGGCACATTTCGTGATGTAGGAAATGTAGAAGAGCCCGAACATGATGGGACAGCGGAATGGAATGTGTTTTGGGACCCTGAAGCAGCTGGTCGAGTATGGAAGAGTAGTATAGAAATTGATTTAGTAGCGCTTGAAAGCACTAGCCAGGTACCTCTTACAGTAGATATACGTAATCGTTGGGCATCTGAACGCAAACACCTCGGTGTTGATTTTATTGGCCAATGTTATGCGATGTGCCCGCCGTTGGTTCATTTTACAACAAACTCAACATATTTTTTATGGGATGTCTTAACAACAGCGTTTGTTGGTAATAGTGATCTTGTAAAAGTGAAGAGAATTAATAGTATCGTGCATACAGATGGGCCGAGTCAAGGGCGTACAGAAGAAAAAGACAATGGTCGCCCAGTAAACGTGGTTTATGATGTAAATTCTAGTGATTTCTTCGATTATATTACTGAATTATCTAAAAAAGCTTAA